The Pelmatolapia mariae isolate MD_Pm_ZW unplaced genomic scaffold, Pm_UMD_F_2 NODE_ptg000404l+_length_26225_cov_1, whole genome shotgun sequence DNA window CCAAGTGGCCCACAGTCAATCCAGGCTTAGATTTAGGTAGTAAAACTTAACTACATCTCTTTGTCATGTTAATTCAGAGTcagttctaaaaaaaaaatcactatgtGTGCAAAGGGTTGAACTATATTAGGGAAGGCAAAAGAAACTGACTTGATTGGTTGGTTTCCCTGTATATCTTAATGCTATGACCTGTGACATTGGTTTTCTGTCTAAATAAAGTTACCTTCATTCACATTAAATCACTCCACAGTTTTTTAAtgcataatataatatattcataatatttctcattttcataCGTTGCAGATTGTTTCACGGACTTCTTGAAAAAAAGCATGGCTGAGCAAATCACCTGAGCAACAAACTACCAATAAGTGGCAGAGATACAGAGTGCCCTCTGCTACATTGTTTAGGTGAGTGTTGTATGCCATCATTGTGACCTATCACAATATTTACCTGCTTCTCCACAACTTTGGGATCCATGTCAGGCACAAGACGGATGGAAAACTTGCCAATGACCTTGCGAGGAATAACCGTCTTGGCTCCTGCTTCAGAGAAAGCCCCCTCAATACCATGAAGGGAAAGAGAAGGATATCTCCAACGGTGCATGAGGATTTGCTCCTACGGTGGAAGAAATCAAGAACAATAGGTTCAAAAAGTGTGAATGATTCAAAATTATACAGCAAATTTCCACCAATGAGTGATGCGAACAACATAAATAATTTCTTTGCCTTTGTGTCATGCAGCAGCCGGCCAACTCCCACATCTTTACAGTACTCATCCAAGTCGAAGTCAATCTTCTCGTACAGCTTTTGCTCCTCTGCTGTCAGAGGCGCCACACTGTCATAGATCCCAGGAACCAAAATCTTACCCCTTTTGTCAACCAGGGAGCCTGTGCAGGAAGTCACAAACACAAGATTAACACTCTAAACTGCTGTAAAACAAGGTCGGTGAGACTAAAAATCACAATTATCAGCTTCACTTGCCCATAAGTGCGATGAGGTCAGTCATGGCCTCATGAACAGAGCCACCAAACACCCCTGAGTGCAAGTCCTTTTCAGAGCACTCCACCTTAAGGTTGGaacataaaacattattttaaaaaacacgaAAATCTCAAGTTTGCCCCTCTGATAATGAAACACTGTCCCCACCCCCCACCAACAGTAATCCAATAGGACTTCACCTCAAGGAAGAAATAGCAGATTCCTCTCAGACCGTAGGTGATGCAGGGTTTGTTCTTGCCCAGCCAGTAGTTGTCAGAGATGCAGACGTAGTCCACGTCTTTAAAGAAAGTGTCCTTTCTAGAAAACACAAGATCATCCAGACCCTCAGATCCAGATTCCTCCATCCCCTCAAAGCAGAATTTGATGTTGATGGGAAGGTCCTGCAACAAGAAGAGAGATGCATAAGAAAAAAATTCAGGCCCATTTTCTACAGTTGAATCAGTGGTGTACTTTAACacaggaagagaagaga harbors:
- the LOC134623119 gene encoding cytosolic non-specific dipeptidase-like isoform X2, translated to MAHLTELFKYVDDHQDLYVQRLAEWVSIQSVSAWPEKRGEIKKMMEMAAKDIERLGGTVELVDVGKQKDLPINIKFCFEGMEESGSEGLDDLVFSRKDTFFKDVDYVCISDNYWLGKNKPCITYGLRGICYFFLEVECSEKDLHSGVFGGSVHEAMTDLIALMGSLVDKRGKILVPGIYDSVAPLTAEEQKLYEKIDFDLDEYCKDVGVGRLLHDTKEQILMHRWRYPSLSLHGIEGAFSEAGAKTVIPRKVIGKFSIRLVPDMDPKVVEKQVINHLQKKFAELGSPNKLKVNMGHGAKAWVSDFNHPHYMAGREAIKTVFGVEPDLTREGGSIPVTLTFQEATGRNVMLLPVGSSDDGAHSQNEKINRSNYIQGVKLLGAYFHEVSLLE